Proteins encoded in a region of the Marmota flaviventris isolate mMarFla1 chromosome 3, mMarFla1.hap1, whole genome shotgun sequence genome:
- the Pa2g4 gene encoding proliferation-associated protein 2G4: protein MSGEDEQQEQTIAEDLVVTKYKMGGDIANRVLRSLVEASSSGVSVLSLCEKGDDMIMEETGKIFKKEKEMKKGIAFPTSISVNNCVCHFSPLKSDQDYILKEGDLVKIDLGVHVDGFIANVAHTFVVGVAEGTQVTGRKADVIKAAHLCAEAALRLVKPGNQNTQVTEAWNKVAHSFNCTPIEGMLSHQLKQHVIDGEKTIIQNPTDQQKKDHEKAEFEVHEVYAVDVLVSSGEGKAKDAGQRTTIYKRDPSKQYGLKMKTSRAFFSEVERRFDAMPFTLRAFEDEKKARMGVVECAKHELLQPFNVLYEKEGEFVAQFKFTVLLMPNGPMRITSGPFEPDLYKSEMEVQDAELKALLQSSASRKTQKKKKKKASKTAENATSGETLEENEAGD, encoded by the exons ATGTCGGGCGAGGACGAGCAGCAGGAGCAAACTATCGCCGAGGACCTGGTCGTGACCAAGTATAAGATGGGGGGCGACATCGCCAACC GGGTACTTCGATCTTTGGTGGAAGCATCCAGTTCAGGTGTGTCGGTACTGAGCCTGTGTGAGAAAGGCGATGACATGATTATGGAAGAAACAGGGAAaatctttaagaaagaaaaggaaatgaagaaag GTATTGCCTTTCCTACCAGCATTTCGGTAAATAACTGTGTATGTCACTTCTCCCCTTTGAAGAGTGACCAGGACTATATTCTCAAGGAAGGTGACTTGGTAAAAAT TGACCTTGGGGTCCATGTGGATGGCTTTATTGCTAATGTGGCTCATACTTTTGTGGTTGGTGTAGCTGAG GGGACCCAAGTAACAGGACGGAAAGCAGATGTCATTAAGGCAGCTCACCTTTGTGCTGAAGCTGCCCTGCGCCTGGTCAAACCTGGAAACCAG AACACACAAGTGACAGAAGCCTGGAACAAAGTTGCCCATTCATTTAATTGCACGCCAATAGAAG GTATGCTGTCACACCAGTTGAAACAGCATGTCATCGATGGAGAGAAAACCATCATTCAGAATCCCACAGACCAACAGAA GAAGGACCATGAAAAGGCCGAATTTGAGGTACATGAAGTATATGCTGTGGATGTTCTCGTCAGCTCAGGAGAGGGCAAG GCCAAGGATGCGGGACAGAGAACCACCATTTACAAACGAGACCCTTCTAAACAGTATGGCCTGAAAATGAAAACTTCACGTGCCTTTTTCAGTGAGGTGGAAAGGCGTTTTGATGCCATGCCATTTACTTTAAG AGCATTTGAAGATGAGAAGAAGGCTCGGATGGGTGTGGTGGAATGTGCCAAACATGAGCTGCTGCAACCATTTAATGTTCTCTATGAGAAGGAGG GTGAATTTGTTGCCCAGTTTAAATTTACAGTTCTGCTCATGCCCAATGGCCCCATGCGGATAACCAGTGGTCCCTTTGAGCCTGACCTCTATAAGTCTGAGATGGAGGTCCAGGATGCAGAGCTTAAG GCCCTCCTGCAGAGTTCTGCAAGTCggaaaacccagaaaaaaaagaaaaagaag GCCTCCAAGACTGCAGAAAATGCCACCAGTGGGGAAACATTAGAAGAGAATGAAGCTGGGGACTGA